The DNA sequence ttttttatattttctaactaaaaattcAATCTTCTAAATGAACATCGAGGAATAcagtaattatctttttaactaaaacacgttatctttttaatattttctaactaaaaagaCCCATCTTCTAAAATTAACACAGGCAGTGTGTGTaaatataatgttattaatatatagttattaataaataattggtGATATTTTTCgaccaaaatatattaacattatttttaaatactctaatggtctcaatttaaaagtaatattacaaatctatactatactatctATTATTGTcctattaaaaccgaaacatgaaaagttcagTTGGTCGGTCGGTTGATTAAGTTTAATAAACCTGTTTCATATTCGATCCATggacctccttaatttataacaaattataatatatattttttattgtctattaaatcaaaacattaaaaattaggttagtaTTATGATCAGTATTTGAGTTTACGCTTTCTTTTatcttataatatgttttatactatattattaactaTAActattaataactaaatattaaaatgctAATTGGGTTGTTTCTATCTGGGTTTATGGGTATCCTTAAATTATACTCTCTCCGTTCTTAAATATCTTCCTTTTGAATTTTTGGCACGCATATTAAAGTGTTTTGActatatagttaaaaatattatttttaaatttttttcctgaataaaaatattatatcaatacttttattcattaaaagaaatatttgaaaGTAACATTTCCAGCTATGTGGTCAAAGTATCATAAAATGTGTGCGAGAAAGTCAAAAAGGCAGATATTCAAGAACGGAGGGtgtaacatgtaaaaaaaatatattttaatattctcatttaaaaatatatatttgagctAATTATAAATTTGCTATTTGAAGgatttaactattaagaatttattattcacctgttaaataaaagtttttcTAATCACATTATTCTATCACAATTTTACTTTCAATCAAATTTgttaaatctaaaatatatacaataaaacaacaaatattataaccgcccgtgcattgcacgggttttaagctagttatactattaaagtcgaaatattaaaagtgtGGTCGGTCAGTACTTGAGCCGAATTATGGACATACTTATAtatcaattatcctttttgactaaaactattattttttttatattttctaattaaaaaaactcaattttctaaaaataacattgaACAACACAACAGCTACccgtttaattaaaaaaattatatccttTTCagatttctaactaaaaaatgattttctaaaaattatatatgccACATACATATAGAAAAGataatattagtatatataattattaatatacacaACTGAAGATATATTTCAactaaatacattaatattgtttttaattactccatgttatcattttaaaagtaatatcataGATCCATACTATCtatttatactatactatactatattattattattattattattattattattattattattattattattattattattattatattaatactgaaatattaataattttattggtcgATTAATAGGAATGGGCACGGGGGCACTTCGGGgtcggggagtgctatccccgaccccgatccccgaattcctAGGTAttcctaatatttttaatatattcctAATATTTTTGTTCTTTCTTAAACTTTTAGGAAGGAATGTTACAAATTTCACCATCAAACTTcgtgaaaaatattaattactatGTTATGTTTCAAAACATACTGATATCAAAAGTGAAAAAAGGCCCTGAATAATCACCTTTTAGGTATTAATGCCCATAATaacaatatttcataaaattggCTCTTAATAACAATTAGAAACGCAGCTGAATTAGCGTTTTAGTATAAAGAATAAAACACTACATCCTGTATCGTTTTACTCTTTTTTAATAAAGAGCAAAACGCTACACACAGTGGCGTCTTTCCTTTATATATATCCTTCAAACATAACGGCTAACCATTTACATATACACTAGCCACTGAATATTAGAGAGTTGCTGTCAATCCACCCACTGCTGCAATCCACCTAATTCTTTTGATTCAACGATTTGAATGGGCTAAGCATGGATTTTCAAGTATGTCCTACTATATTACGACAGCTTTTATTAAACTAAAACGCTATATTCATTAGCGTTTTACTTAATTAAAACGTAATTTTATGTAGCGTTTTAATTAAAACGCtactaaataaaaaagaattttCTTTTAGAGCAGACGCTACTGTAAGTAGCGTTTTATggtttacaaaaaaatttagaatcaaAACGCTTTCAGGTGTAGCGTTTTCatggtttttaaaaaataagttgatGAAGACGCTACACAATGTagcgtttttgtttttttaataaaaatgctACACGAGCTGCGTCTCTAATAGTCAGTGAGGGCCATTTTTCGGGTATTTTGATATTTGAGACATTTCCACCCCAAATTTGGTTATTTGGGGTCCAAACcctatcaaaaatattatcttcttgtgacattattttttaaataatttatcaatttcTATAACATTAGCTTTTGTATCATCActattttttctaataatatGACAGTTCTGGCACGACAATTTTAACGCACTTTCGAACAACTACCGAGTGTTTGCAAACATTCTGATTATTTAAATATAGCAGAATTATTTCACcaacttttatattttcacacgaaaatttagtttttataatttattatttatatataaatattttcctattattaatatgtgataatttattattcaattaattttaaatcatatttattatattccgtatatcttcatatgcatgaaaaaaaatatttttcccgtaacatattagagttagaaagggttacGTAATGGTTCATGTTAGTATTAAAATAGAATacgttagagttaaaaagagttatatgaaggttattgttaaaaaagatattcaaaattagatatttataattttaattaatattatatgataatgtattgtcatgagtgtttttagtatttaaaattatttaacaattTAAGACTAATAGACGTCCACATGCTGCAGACTTGTAGTTTAAgagggagagtaccaaaccaaaaagtaccaaaccaaaaaatactaaaatcttggactacaaatcaatatatcaatatacttatacaaaggagaagtgaggggtgtgtaggtggcgcctctcacatcgctccgttctatttttctgaaatttttggatgaaaaatatcaaaaattagaactacctttttttagtttcgggtatattagaagtaagtttaaaGATCTGATTTTGctacagattatttatggaatatagtaatttgaaagttttaatctgattttgtttcagattatttaattatgggaaagagtagcacacaagtctctctacacctataaatacccctatagattgtaggattttggatcatctaaacacaacttcctctctctcaataccacaactctaTCTCTCtatggtgatagttctcttgcttgatTTTTAACTCGGcagtgtcgttcttctgcaatgataagtgaaggctgtttatataatattaaaaaaataaaggttgttacaagtaaaggtagttatagatcgctacgtgggagtcgacaaattgaaACAAGAATAAGGAAtgtagtcttgacatgatattgaaggatgatatcaataaattaactattagtgatgtacgtttgttggttattctttttataatatttgttttgtttatcggacatgtttgttgttgttaatttttatatgatttactttgtataaaggaaaatatgggggagaagcgagaggcgtgtaggtggcgcctctcacatacctccgttctatttttctaattttttggaaattttggatgaaaaatatcaaaaattagaaataccttttttagtttcgggtatattagaagtaagtttcagaatctgattttgtttcattttatttacggaatatagtagcttgaaagttttaatctgattttgtttcaaattatttaattatgggaaagagtagcacacaagtctctctgcacctataaatacccccgtAGATCGTaagattttggatcatctaaacacaacctcctctatCTCAACATTACAatctcacggatttaaattagatgtttttgtgcacaatcaatccaaaaaaattggcggaaggtgacaatgtaagaacatgattactttaaaaaaaaacacaaataaaattaagattcgtggtgctttaaattgttaattacctgtataaatttattttcattttttcatcatgaatttatacctatgttggcttattatagttcgtaatttattatttataatttaagttttaatatcattttgttagtattttattattaataaattgaattttagttaaattatattaaccaacggattatattttctcacgaaaatttagcttttacaatttattatctatttataaatattttttctgttattaatatgtgataatttattgttcaaataattttaaatcagataaataattttaaatcagatttttcatatttcgtatatcttcgtatgtatgaaaaaagatatttgtcCAGTTAGAAAAGGTTACATAATGATCCAtgtttgtattgaaatagaacatattagagttaaaaagagttatatgaaggttcttgttaaaaaaatattcaaaattatatatatgattttatttttaacatcattataatttttttatgaaatattatatgataatgtattatcATGAGTTCTTTTAATAtctgaaactgtttaacaatgtaagagtaatagatctccacatattttatttttatacttgTAGTTGGAGAGGGAgattaccaaaccaaaaattataactaaaatcttgaagtataaattatacctatgttaatttattatatttcagtATAGATATATAGTGTAGATATCTCggcaaatttataaatttttcaaagaaaaagaaaaagcaatactccctccgtccccctgagttgtatacattgggggacggggacgcggcacggactttaatgctcctgttttacatagttctataacttatttttaagatttttcttttctgaataaaagtttgaatgttatatttttattcagaaaaagaaaattttaaaaataagttatagaactatattttataagagcattgaagtgcgtgtcgagcagtgaaaaagaaacgtatagaattaaatgggacagagagagtactaGTTTCTTACAACTGATTAACTTAAAAAAGGATTATCTGCCCGTTAAACTTGGTCGTATctaaaaaacacacaaacattTATTACACATGAAAGTGGTACAACTGTTGGATTCACTACTCATTCACTTGGGAAAGTGTAACTTCATATGTCTTGTCCACCCAAAAGCTGCAAAACCCAGACAGAGTTGTTAAGCCCCACTCAATAATTCTTTCAACTTTGCTCTGCAGACACTTCACTGAGGCTTTTAGAGAAAGAATTTGAGGTTCAAGAACAAGATGAGAAGAGGGCTAAAGCTCATTTTTGCAGCTTCTTTGTTGTTGATGCTTTTGGGTATGTCttgattttcaagattttgtgTTCTTTTTTGTGGGTTTTTGTTTGTGTTATGTACATTGCATTTGTTTATTGTTGTTTATTGTAAAGATTTGAGCTTTTTGACATTTGAGGGTAGTGTTTTGAGCAGTTGAGCTGTTTGAGTTGTTCATTGTAAAGCTCATTTTTGCAGTTTCTTTGCTGTTGATGCTTTTGGGTATGTCttgattttcaagattttgtgTTCTTTTTTGCGGGTTTCTATTTGTGTTGTGTACATTGCATTGATTCAGTGTTGTTGATAGTCAAgacttgatttttttgacatttttggGTTGTGGATTGAGCCGTTTGAGTTAAAGCTCATTTTTACAGCTTCTTTGTGGTTGATGCTTTTTTTGTCTTAATTCTCAAGATTTTGTGTTCATTTTTGTGGGTTTGTGTTTTTCTACATTGCGGTTCTCCGGTGTTGTTGATAGTAAAaacttgtttttcttgttttggcATTTCAGGTAGTACATTGTTTTcactttatattatattgtacaCATGCCTTCACTCAGGCTCTAACGCTCGACCTCTTATTATTTAATTACGAGAGGAGTGGTATCCACTGGACTACAatatcagagataaagaaaccaCTAGAGCTAATAGGATTCTATAGATCAACTTCCAATAGCTTAATAGCTTAGGTTAGGGGAGATAATTAAAATTGTTGTGCTATGTATGAAGATGCATCATTTCTGATTTGTGTTTAATGCATGAAATGTTGAAGTAGACTTTTATTAAACAACTTATGTTTTTCTACAACTATATATTATCCTTTTTGATGATTCTAGTCAATCTAGGGGAATGATTTGTCTAATTTTCCAAATGCAAGCAGTGGTAGTAGATCCATAAATACATTTATATCCATTTTGACTCCTTAAATTCCCATTTAATAGAAAGTAAACCTTTTGAGCAACCTTGGAGCACATATTGAGTTTATTGACTGTATCTAAGGATCTCACCGTTCACAACAATGTAAAATGTTATATGCAGCCCGTTGTGGTTCGAATCTCATGTCATAGGACTTTGGATTAAATGTCATAATTTTAATGGCCTCATAAGATGGAATTTTTGATGTTGAATGCACGTTGTGGTCTATTAAATAACAGCAGGCACTTGCATTGTGCTTAACTTGAGGATCAAAAGTTAATTGATTTTATGTACCATTCACTTTAAAATGATGACCGTAGTCGTAGTGCTGTTGATAGTGGTCTTACAGCCTTATTCCTAAGCTTCCCTCCAACGCCTGTTGGTTCTCCCATGCCAGAGTTTTGTTTGAGTAGTCTTCATGGATATAATGGATATAAATTGAAGACACGGTGTGGAGAAGGTATCAGTGTTTTAGCTAATAGCCTATTAAAGGGCTTAAAGATGTATACTTGGTGGTTATTCAAGGAAGGCCACTTATATGACTTTTCACCTAGTGCTTTGTCACCCATACACTAATGTGATTTTGCATTGATAAAAAAGGAGAAGCAGAATTAATACATTAATGTGATTTTGCAttgatagaaaaaattatagataatatttTGACTATTTTTGCTTGcagtatttaataaataatacaaCGGACCTACCCAGCACTACCCATATCAAGCGTGTGCTTAAATACTCTGGTTGCAGGTTACAATCTAAATTAAGTTCATACAATTTGCCAAATAACCCAATATATAAACATTTCACTCATGATATGTGGTGACTAGCATTTGGGTGGGGGGTCCTATATTATTCGAAGTTCATACACACAGGGTCCCTATATTATTCGAAGTTCATACACACATTTTCTAGACTAACATATATACAGCTTTTTTAAGTAGCAAAAGGTCTATTTGATGCTCATATAGGTCCATGTATATTGATATCTCAAAAATAACTTCCAGTGGGAGTTGTGAATATCTCTTATCCTCAAGTGCACCCCAATATGTCACATAACCCCTCAAATTGCAATTGAATTTCCTGAATAATATTGTATGAAAACTTGGCTGTTTAATTCAGGTCTGTAGTCTGAATTTGATTCTCCGATATGTGTGACAGGTTCCTGCATTGGAAGTTCAGTCGGGATCTGTTATGGAAGAAATGCAGATGACCTCCCTACCCCAGATAAAGCATCACAGCTTGCACAACTTCACAAGATTAAGTATGTAAGGATATATGACTCCAACGTGCAGGTCCTCAAAGCGTTTGCAAATACTGGCATTGAACTTATGATAGGAATTCCAAATTCTGATTTGTTGTCAATTTCTCAATTTCAAACCAATGCTGACACCTGGTTAAAGAACAGCATCCTCCCATACTATCCAGCTACAAAGATCACATACATAAGCGTGGGTGCTGAAGTCACAGAAGCTCCAACTAGCATAGCTGCCATGGTTGTACCGGCCATGAAAAATGTTTACACAGCTTTGAGAAAGGCTGGTCTGCAGAGAAGGATTAAAGTTTCAAGTACCCATTCTATGGGTGTTTTATCTCGATCTTACCCACCTTCAGCAGGTGCTTTCAACAGCAGTCATGCATTCTTTCTCAAAcctcttctggattttcttgctGAAAACCAGTCACCTTTCATGATTAATTTGTATCCTTACTACGCATATAGGGATTCCCAAAACAAAGTCTCCCTGGACTATGCTCTTTTTGAGTCTTCATCTGAAGTGATTGATCCAAATACTGGTTTGCTTTACACAAATATGTTCGATTCTCAGATTGATGCTATTTACTTCTCTTTGATGGCTCTGAACTACAGAACAATTAAAGTTATGGTCACGGAGACAGGTTGGCCTTCAAAAGGATCACCGAAGGAGACAGCTGCAACTCCTGATAATGCACAGACTTATAATACTAATTTAATTAGACATGTTATTAACAATACTGGTACTCCAGCAAAACCTGGAGCTGAACTGGATGTCTACATCTTTTCCTTGTTTAATGAGAATAGGAAGCCTGGGCTAGAATCTGAGAGGAACTGGGGATTATTTTATCCAGACCAGACCAGTGtttataatattgattttgatggaAAAGGTGCAGTGGACATGACACCAGAGACTAATGTCACTAGCTCGAATGGAACATGGTGCATTGCCTCATCCACAGCTTCTGAAGAGGACCTGAAAAATGCTTTAAATTGGGCATGTAATTCAGGGAATGTTGATTGTACTGCAATTCAGCCTAGTCAAGCTTGTTATGAGCCTGATAGTCTAGTGTCACATGCATCTTATGCGTTCAACAGTTATTACCAGCAAAATGGAGCTACTGATATTGCTTGCGGATTCGGAGGGTCAGGAGTTAAAACAAATAAGAATCCAAGTACGTATATTAAAATGCCATTCTTCTGCCAACAGAAACCTTTCATATTTTAGTTCTCTTAAATAATTTGGCTCCCTCTACTTTTTTCCGCATTACAACTTATATTGATAATATCTTGAACAGCCCAACAGACTATTCACAAGTTGTTCTTCTTTGACACTTGCAGGCTATGACAAGTGCTTGTATATGACAGCCGGGTATGTTCACACCATCAGGAGAATTAGTTAGTTATGGTTTTTTACATTTATAATGCCATTGTATCTTTAAACTTTGACATCTTCCATAGTAACCAATACATACTTAATCTGCATTAAATTCACAGGAGCAATAGAACGGCTGCAAATAATGTCCCCGCAAAACCATCAACGTCATATTCCACACATAATGAAGTTCCATTGCTGGGGTTTTGTTGTCTGCTAATGATTTTCATCTCCTTCTGCATGTGAGGTAAGACTGCAGACTTAATTTTGGGAATAGAATAGCTGTTAGATGTCAAATCTTATTTAACATCTGTGGGTGCAACAAGATGTAATGTATCTTCAGAAAAGAACGCTAGTCCTTTATTATGGTGAAAATCGGCTCTTCGATAATAGATGGTTTGCCATGATGccaatcctttaagaggatcattatatatgttaatcTATCTGCACATAAGGGAgctttacatatataattttgcgAGTCTAGCATCTCTCGTCATCCAGTTTGTTTAATATGTGTATGTTCTTGAGgataataaatagaaaaatgcTGTTGTTGGCAGTTGGCACTGTTTCAACGTAGAGTTCTTTGTCGACATCCTTTAGTCTGACTAACATTGCAGAATCAGAAAGTAATTTAATCTTGTGCCTAACTTCTATAtagattgaaaatatttttttgtgggCTTATTATTTTTCGAAGATAAATAGTTCACAAGTTGCTATTGGAGGTCTGTTTCTCTTAcagaaagtatatatttataggaAGCGATACAAAGACATCAGAGTCCCTGATATACTCAAGTAACTCTACAAGGCTGGAAAGAATTACTATATACCAAAATATATTGCAAAACACTTGAACTTGAATATTTAGAATACCAGACAATCAATTTATGACCTCATAAGTTTGTCCTCTGCAACACTGCAGCCACCTCACTTTAAAATTCCTTGAATTTTGAAGGAGGGAGATGCCAATTTAgtaattaatcaaaattttaaggaaaaaataaagtaaaagGAAGGAAGAGTATTCTCAATAACAGTGCTGGACTGATGTGATGAAAGAGGCCTAGAGGCCCTGTTCTGAAAGATAATCTCCCAACCTCTCAACAACCAGGTTGCACTGTCCTGGGGTCACCGGTTCTTCATAGACACCAAAGAGTAGAGCTTGAGCCGTCTTCTTGATGGTCACGCCTCCCGATCCCTGTGAacatacatatgtatattttctaGGTAAATATCGAATAGGTTTTAAGCATTAAATAGAATACCATCAAATATATGAAAAGAAATTCGTACAACCAAAGTCTGAACCTATATTATAATTCCACCTAGCCTAGCTACCAGATGAGGTAATTAGTATTGGCCCTTAATATGACAGACATCATAGTAAGCAAAGCTATTTATAATTCTTTGAATATCATTGTAAAACAGGAACAAAGGGTTCAAACCTTCCATAATTCCATCATGCGTCATAGCTGAGATCATATTTATGTCACATTCTAATACAATATGCCTAAATGCCTAAGTCTGTGTCTGTGCtgtgagagggagagagagggggagagagagagaacctTCTTCCCGCGAATAACAGCATTAGGTTCACCTTGAATGACCATGTACTTGGTGCCGCCAAGAAGTAAACCTGTAGGAGCTAGGTGACCTGGTTCATCGAAATCAGTCATGATCCCTTTCATCTCTTCTGGCTTAACCTGCACAGGTTAGAAAAAACACGCGACCAATTGGCCTTGAATGCCAACAAACCAAAAGCTTCTAAACCAAAATTTTTGTCACATATTCTATTACTATTCAAGTTACAGCATTACCATTGTAAATCACAATGACAATGTTATGCACTTGAACTAGATGTCACATGCAATAATGTACGTGCATAAGATATAGGGATAGCCTAGTGGTAATGGCTCATTCTGTCACTCACATTGTTCCTACCCTAAAGAAAATACGAGTGCAGAAGAAAAACCTGGGGAAAAGAAGAACTCTGAGCCCAAACGCTCCCGTCATGGCCAACAATAGCAGCTGCAGTTAGATGGTGGCCAGTGCCATCGATATCACACATCAAATGCTCATCCACGTAAGTCTGCCACGACATTTTTCCGGTCTAGTAGACAATGTTATCAGCTCTAGCTTGCTAATTCCTCTGCAACTATAATCAAAATGCAGGTATTCAAAGTATGTTCTTATGAAGTGAAAAACCAATGTATATGATGGATTTATATTCTTAATTTTCTTTGGTCCACCTTTAGTTGTGGATCAAACATCCAATTCAATGACTGCCATTCATGTCCGCCTTTTTTCAAGGACCTTCATTTCCTAGCCAGCATAATTTTAGTAACAGCATTGTTTTTTTCTTAAGATTTTTTGATGGTTTCTGAgctttttttgagaaaattttagaaaagaaaattgTATGTTGGGCTTCTTTATCTCAGAACCTCATGTTATGGGCCAGGGCTTATCCAGCCCAATGCTAACCTTAACCTTTTTGTGGAGAATTTACATCATTTGTTCTACCTAATCACCTAACTAATCATAATTATGTTCATGCATGCTTTAATAGTTGGAAAATGGAGGCCTTGATAAACCATGATTATTAGTACTTGTAATTGTAACCCCTTAGCTTTATAGCTATCTGACTTTCATAAAGAGAAAAAGAACTGTACCTCCTATAATTCTCTCTAATAATTCTTTTGATTCATAACTATAAAAATGAGTGCAGACACAGATAATGGTGGGCTATGGACATGAAGGTggcaaacaaaataaaaataatataataatatatctagAATATGTTAAATTATAAACGGACAAGACTTATGTCTAGATCATCCGAGtcctaaaatttcaaaattataattgttCGATTAAAAGAGATAAATAtttctaaatctaaataaaaatgaaattccGATATacgttactccctctgtccctatcatttttttaacatttttttttcactgcttgacacgcactttaatgcgcTTACAAAACATAAATCTTCAACTTTTCTCCtaaaattttctaaataaaaatttagacactaaatttttatttagaaaaaatgttATAGAATTATGGTTTTTAAGCACATTAAAGGCCACACCCCGGTCCCCTAATGTTAAGaattgggagggacggagggagttaaTAACACGTCAatgaaaaatttaaactttaaagagaagtttttattttatattttttaagtagATTTTCGTAGAGCAGAGGGCCTGATGCCCTGGAATCCATCAACTTGTACCTTTTGTTCATGGCCAGTAGTGATAGTTTAGCAGCTTGCTAATAAATCAGAGtcttaaattattgttataaacttaattaattaacaGTTGGGACGTTATGATCATTGTCAAAGGTTATGGACAATCTGTAAGGAGATTGGAGAGAAGATAGAGATACTGGGGGTGTTTGGTTTTCAGAAGTAgtagctgcttctggcttctgcttcttttgacccgtttgtgtaaataagcagaaacacttttaagaagctgagaat is a window from the Daucus carota subsp. sativus chromosome 8, DH1 v3.0, whole genome shotgun sequence genome containing:
- the LOC108200111 gene encoding glucan endo-1,3-beta-glucosidase 13 isoform X1 gives rise to the protein MRRGLKLIFAASLLLMLLGSCIGSSVGICYGRNADDLPTPDKASQLAQLHKIKYVRIYDSNVQVLKAFANTGIELMIGIPNSDLLSISQFQTNADTWLKNSILPYYPATKITYISVGAEVTEAPTSIAAMVVPAMKNVYTALRKAGLQRRIKVSSTHSMGVLSRSYPPSAGAFNSSHAFFLKPLLDFLAENQSPFMINLYPYYAYRDSQNKVSLDYALFESSSEVIDPNTGLLYTNMFDSQIDAIYFSLMALNYRTIKVMVTETGWPSKGSPKETAATPDNAQTYNTNLIRHVINNTGTPAKPGAELDVYIFSLFNENRKPGLESERNWGLFYPDQTSVYNIDFDGKGAVDMTPETNVTSSNGTWCIASSTASEEDLKNALNWACNSGNVDCTAIQPSQACYEPDSLVSHASYAFNSYYQQNGATDIACGFGGSGVKTNKNPSYDKCLYMTAGSNRTAANNVPAKPSTSYSTHNEVPLLGFCCLLMIFISFCM
- the LOC108200111 gene encoding glucan endo-1,3-beta-glucosidase 13 isoform X2 encodes the protein MLLGSCIGSSVGICYGRNADDLPTPDKASQLAQLHKIKYVRIYDSNVQVLKAFANTGIELMIGIPNSDLLSISQFQTNADTWLKNSILPYYPATKITYISVGAEVTEAPTSIAAMVVPAMKNVYTALRKAGLQRRIKVSSTHSMGVLSRSYPPSAGAFNSSHAFFLKPLLDFLAENQSPFMINLYPYYAYRDSQNKVSLDYALFESSSEVIDPNTGLLYTNMFDSQIDAIYFSLMALNYRTIKVMVTETGWPSKGSPKETAATPDNAQTYNTNLIRHVINNTGTPAKPGAELDVYIFSLFNENRKPGLESERNWGLFYPDQTSVYNIDFDGKGAVDMTPETNVTSSNGTWCIASSTASEEDLKNALNWACNSGNVDCTAIQPSQACYEPDSLVSHASYAFNSYYQQNGATDIACGFGGSGVKTNKNPSYDKCLYMTAGSNRTAANNVPAKPSTSYSTHNEVPLLGFCCLLMIFISFCM
- the LOC108200112 gene encoding profilin-2 translates to MSWQTYVDEHLMCDIDGTGHHLTAAAIVGHDGSVWAQSSSFPQVKPEEMKGIMTDFDEPGHLAPTGLLLGGTKYMVIQGEPNAVIRGKKGSGGVTIKKTAQALLFGVYEEPVTPGQCNLVVERLGDYLSEQGL